One part of the Vicia villosa cultivar HV-30 ecotype Madison, WI linkage group LG6, Vvil1.0, whole genome shotgun sequence genome encodes these proteins:
- the LOC131613870 gene encoding protein ALP1-like — MFLHILAHHVKNRMIRRKFVRSGETISRYFINVLLAVLRCHKELLKQPQPILESITDERWKYFKNCLGALDGTYIKVNVPEADKSRYKTRKGEIATNVLGVCSPDLQFICVLLGWDGSAADSRVLRDAISRPNGLKVPQGFYYLCDAGYMNGEGFLTPYRGQRYHLSEWKNGLQPSTAKEFFNMKHSSARNVIERCFGLLKGRWAILREKSFYPLKTQGRIITACCLLHNHIRKEMVLDPLERNSTYDEFSNEIMVGDMITTVEPSTQ, encoded by the exons ATGTTTTTACACATTTTGGCACATCACGTTAAGAATAGAATGATTAGAAGAAAATTTGTGAGGTCCGGTGAAACAATAAGTAGGTATTTTATAAATGTACTATTGGCAGTTTTGAGGTGTCACAAAGAATTGTTAAAACAACCTCAACCAATTTTGGAGAGCATCACAGATGAAAGATGGAAATATTTTAAGAATTGTTTAGGTGCTCTTGATGGAACTTACATCAAGGTGAATGTGCCTGAAGCAGACAAAAGTAGATACAAAACAAGGAAGGGTGAAATAGCTACAAATGTGTTAGGTGTATGTTCACCTGACTTACAATTCATATGTGTTTTACTTGGTTGGGATGGATCAGCTGCTGACTCAAGAGTCCTTAGAGATGCTATTTCTCGACCAAATGGTTTAAAGGTTCCTCAAG gtttttattatttatgtgaTGCTGGTTATATGAATGGAGAAGGATTTCTTACTCCTTATAGAGGACAACGGTATCACCTTAGTGAATGGAAGAATGGTTTACAACCATCTACCGCTAAAGAATTTTTCAACATGAAACACTCTTCTGCTAGAAATGTAATAGAAAGATGTTTTGGACTCTTGAAAGGACGTTGGGCTATATTGAGAGAGAAATCATTCTATCCTTTAAAGACACAAGGAAGAATAATAACTGCTTGTTGTCTTCTACATAATCATATTCGTAAAGAAATGGTTTTGGATCCTTTAGAACGAAATTCCACATATGATGAGTTCTCTAATGAAATCATGGTTGGTGACATGATAACAACAGTGGAGCCAAGTACTCAATGA
- the LOC131613871 gene encoding uncharacterized protein LOC131613871, with the protein MDGSFENQNVKSTKRQWTPEEDALLVQGLLKLVDDGWKADAGSFKPGYTKVLEKYIHDKFPNCTIKANPHIESRVKRLKTKYSAIRGMLSPSANGFGWDDTRKMIVVEKEIYSQWCKSHPTAIGLYGKPFPHFNALDIAFGKDNKISSPTS; encoded by the exons ATGGACgggtcctttgaaaatcaaaatgtAAAAAGCACGAAACGACAATGGACTCCTGAAGAAGATGCATTATTAGTGCAAGGATTGTTGAAATTGGTGGATGATGGTTGGAAGGCTGATGCGGGCTCATTCAAACCCGGGTATACTAAAGTATTGGAGAAATATATTCACGACAAGTTTCCAAATTGCACAATAAAAGCTAATCCGCATATTGAATCAAGAGTGAAACGTCTTAAAACAAAATATTCTGCAATTAGAGGCATGTTGAGTCCAAGTGCTAATGGCTTCGGATGGGATGATACTCGAAAGATGATTGTAGTAGAGAAGGAGATTTATAGTCAATGGTGTAAG TCTCACCCAACTGCAATTGGTTTGTATGGAAAACCATTTCCACACTTTAATGCCTTGGATATTGCATTTGGAAAAGATaataaaatttcttcacccacctcctaa